A portion of the Bradysia coprophila strain Holo2 unplaced genomic scaffold, BU_Bcop_v1 contig_297, whole genome shotgun sequence genome contains these proteins:
- the LOC119078570 gene encoding GATA zinc finger domain-containing protein 10-like: MSTTQENLEERIVRIRKRDEEIEKKHRAAEEDRLLALKHNAMVKTKSPTDDDWPKGHKYDSLDFTYDQNEQPDDEKSSKKTEKDKFAPKPGREYKKFADGSGPPPDPTYNFLKDAERDGVTEKVTTNEKKDWRQANGGNNNNRNKNGLNNSFRGRNSKPRNGNNGGGGNRYANKNEEYGSWKNERDRIDESRIGRQKSGDGKWRREWDTDKNSEEDMSNQMEKAFITDSLRPLQQSQQQQQQQQQQFQMQSQQIQQQQKQHQLQRDHQPHQHPLSPPSQQQQQFHFQPRSPTHSMRPIQPTQHLTETPMEKRGNIMVSVSQDGEVKSVKFQSTKAIGTGRVGPRQNSKPQFSIQKDAFPIVTQYQPDATPYFVAPMPISPRRLGPSLQDRLNRHRQPQQSQQQQPQQNNSFDGKNNPSTTASESAQIAVGF; the protein is encoded by the exons ATGTCAACCACTCAAGAGAATCTTGAGGAACGAATAGTTCGGATCAGAAAGCGTGACGAAGAGATCGAGAAAAAGCATCGGGCAGCCGAAGAAGATCGTTTGCTGGCATTGAAACACAATGCGATGGTCAAAACGAAATCTCCCACTGACGATGACTGGCCAAAGGGTCACAAATACGATTCGCTTGACTTTACATACGACCAAAATGAGCAGCCAGACGATGAGAAGTCATCAAAGAAAACGGAGAAGGATAAATTTGCGCCCAAGCCGGGACgtgaatataaaaaattcgcAGATGGATCGGGTCCACCACCAGATCCgacatacaattttttaaaagatgCCGAACGTGACGGTGTCACGGAAAAGGTAACGACCAACGAGAAGAAAGATTGGCGCCAAGCGAACGGTGGCAACAATAATAACCGCAACAAGAACGGATTGAACAACAGTTTTCGTGGCCGGAATAGCAAGCCACGGAATGGGAACAATGGTGGTGGTGGGAATCGGTATGCGAATAAAAATGAGGAGTACGGTTCGTGGAAGAACGAAAGAGATCGAATCGATGAGTCACGGATTGGACGGCAAAAGAGTGGCGATGGTAAATGGAGACGGGAGTGGGACACAGATAAGAATAGCGAAGAGGATATGTCCAATCAAATGGAAAAGGCATTTATTACCGATAGTTTACGTCCGTTGCAACAGTCCCAACAGCAacagcaacagcaacaacagcaaTTTCAAATGCAAAGTCAGCAAATTCAGCAGCAGCAAAAGCAGCATCAACTACAACGAGATCACCAACCACATCAGCATCCACTGTCACCACCAtcacagcagcagcagcaattCCACTTTCAACCACGTAGTCCAACGCATAGCATGAGACCAATTCAACCAACACAACATTTGACTGAAACTCCAATGGAGAAACGAGGCAACATAATGGTGTCCGTGTCACAGGATGGCGAGGTCAAGAGTGTTAAAT tTCAATCGACAAAAGCTATTGGAACTGGTCGAGTCGGGCCGCGCCAAAATTCGAAACCTCAATTCTCAATTCAAAAAGATGCATTTCCAATCGTCACGCAATACCAGCCAGATGCTACACCGTACTTTGTTGCACCGATGCCGATTAGTCCTCGTCGATTGGGGCCGTCATTACAAGATCGATTGAATCGACACCGTCAACCACAGCAGTCGCAGCAGCAGCAGCCACAACAAAACAATTCGTTTGATGGTAAAAACAATCCATCAACAACTGCGTCCGAAAGTGCCCAGATAGCAGTCGGATTTTGA
- the LOC119078568 gene encoding transmembrane protein 62-like — protein sequence MSFSSGPVVFFFVFIVIFAIVIANVANLINNLSLSQGSYGDGKHKRLEQNNVVRIDDSTEHLMWFVQVSDIHISLFSDKERIDQFREFTSRILDIIKPDVVLASGDLTDARDNNIFGSRQYIGEWEAYRKAIDDSGVLNRTVWMDIRGNHDNFNVAGSKSDSDLFIEYSVQGKTNPRAYMKQIQKGSEKYTFIAVDACLKPKGPKRPFNFIGVLSQNDTNYLRQLADAARKNGGNYTIWFGHYPTSCIITGDTGSYGLRRLIGEYDESFAYLCGHLHNFGGSVPRMFTLQQDGFLELELGDWKRFRWFRLGAIDHGLFSFVDTHHNDFPIVLVTNPKNYMFNIPHREHPNLQKDSTHIRILAFSTAPINNCSVRINSEEWKNCTKINDRLFVVKWNPHLYASGVHSLEVNVVDGDGKQRLTTQEFSLDGTRTQFDTMARITLMSDATTVFKVFFGFAVSFCVVPLVFFRVWHILTQVGWTSRPRAVGIVRRLWILSTINRITIPIIIYCLYLAVGPWSIVEVVDGHTGYVFYHGIYLNNGYIPNALSCLYGFFQLMLCQLPMTFIFATLVNRRYCKYMGIKRTSTGSTLWGKITHAPFVIIVLVEIVLAVVFAIDYGFVALLLSPFRMWSVIMNVVLWCLAKNIPYESLRPAVQVWGDRKNSYQVDSHRDL from the exons ATGAGTTTCAGCAGTGGTCCTGTTGTgttctttttcgttttcatcGTCATTTTTGCAATAGTTATTGCAAACGTTGCTAATTTGATAAACAACTTAAGTTTGTCGCAAGGCTCTTATGGGGACGGCAAACACAAACGGCTGGAGCAAAACAATGTGGTACGAATCGATGACTCAACGGAGCACTTAATGTGGTTTGTTCAG GTATCGGACATTCACATCAGCCTCTTTAGTGACAAAGAGAGAATCGACCAATTTCGAGAATTTACATCCCGAATATTGGACATCATCAAGCCCGATGTTGTACTAGCCTCCGGTGATCTGACCGATGCCAGAGATAACAATATTTTCGGATCGAGACAGTACATCGGCGAATGGGAAGCGTATCGTAAAGCAATAGACGATAGTGGAGTACTTAATAGGACAGTATGGATGGACATACGAGGAAATCATG ACAATTTCAACGTCGCTGGATCGAAATCGGACTCCGATCTGTTCATCGAATATTCCGTTCAGGGAAAGACCAATCCCCGGGCGTACATGAAACAGATCCAGAAAGGAAGCGAAAAGTATACCTTCATAGCTGTCGATGCTTGTTTGAAGCCGAAGGGTCCGAAACGGCCGTTCAATTTTATCGGCGTTCTGTCACAAAACGACACCAACTATTTGCGACAATTGGCTGATGCGGCCCGAAAGAATGGCGGCAATTACACGATTTGGTTCGGCCACTATCCCACTTCGTGCATCATAACCGGCGATACTGGAAGCTATGGGCTACGTCGATTGATCGGAGAGTATGATGAGAGTTTCGCTTATCTGTGCGGCCATTTGCACAATTTCGGAGGATCGGTTCCGCGGATGTTCACACTGCAACAGGACGGATTTTTGGAACTGGAACTGGGTGATTGGAAGAGATTTCGATGGTTTCGTTTGGGTGCTATCGATCATGGACTGTTTTCGTTCGTCGACACACATCACAACGATTTCCCCATAGTGTTAGTGACCAATCCGAAGAATTACATGTTCAACATACCCCACCGAGAGCATCCCAATTTACAGAAAG ACTCAACCCATATTCGAATACTCGCATTTTCGACCGCCCCAATAAACAACTGTTCCGTTCGTATCAACAGTGAGGAATGGAAGAACTGTACGAAAATCAACGACCGATTGTTTGTTGTCAAGTGGAATCCACACTTGTACGCAAGTGGAGTACATTCACTGGAAGTGAATGTCGTCGATGGTGATGGCAAGCAACGATTG ACAACGCAAGAGTTTTCCCTGGACGGCACTAGAACCCAATTCGACACAATGGCTCG aataacGTTGATGAGCGATGCGACGACCgtgttcaaagtatttttcgGATTCGCTGTGTCATTTTGTGTCGTCCCACTGGTTTTCTTCCGTGTGTGGCACATCTTAACTCAAG TTGGATGGACGTCCCGACCGCGGGCCGTAGGAATCGTTCGTCGCCTTTGGATACTGTCGACAATCAATCGAATCACCATTCCAATTATTATCTACTGCTTGTATTTGGCTGTTGGACCATGGTCAATCGTCGAAGTGGTGGACGGTCACACCGGATACGTTTTTTACCATGGCATCTATTTGAACAACGGATACATTCCGAACGCTCTGTCCTGCCTGTACGGATTTTTCCAGTTGATGTTGTGCCAGCTACCGATGACGTTCATTTTCGCGACATTGGTCAACCGACGGTATTGCAAATACATGGGCATCAAGCGGACATCGACCGGTTCGACGCTGTGGGGCAAAATTACCCATGCACCGTTCGTAATTATTGTTTTGGTGGAAATCGTTTTGGCTGTGGTGTTTGCCATCGATTATGGATTCGTTGCGTTGTTGCTGTCTCCATTCCGTATGTGGTCTGTGATTATGAACGTTGTGCTGTGGTGTCTGGCTAAAAATATTCCCTACGAATCGTTGAG GCCAGCCGTTCAAGTATGGGGTGATAGGAAGAACTCTTATCAAGTAGACAGCCATAGAGACCTTTAA
- the LOC119078581 gene encoding uncharacterized protein LOC119078581: MMFIVFLTLSALLYSTSGTSERLFSSDFRAPNPPAVLAEYQASFVQHKWDASGISHIVSGTIYANLRRQRLRMDITYDGVIASSLFDYENANIDGTVPNYIYTLSPTIASPGVCAQYNVTPAYPLFPPNILIDSDAAFTGLATDNLFYSDQQPLWSWGLSIGGVSVTVFLDRNNTAVRIDFSAPGGTFTTTRLFNIIAGSPNDTLFEYPCRLDDIR, from the exons atgaTGTTCATCGTATTCCTAACACTATCGGCGCTTCTCTATTCCACCAGTGGTACTTCGGAACGACTTTTCTCGAGTGATTTTCGAGCACCAAATCCACCAGCAGTTCTTGCTGAATATCAGGCCTCATTTGTCCAGCATAAATGGGATGCAAGTGGTATTTCACATATTGTTAGCGGAACCATCTATGCCAATCTTAGACGACAGCGTCTGCGAATGGATATAACATATGATGGAGTCATTGCTAGTTCGCTGTTCGATTatgaaaatgcaaatattGACGGTACGGTTCCGAATTATAT TTACACTTTATCACCGACAATTGCGTCGCCAGGAGTATGTGCACAATATAATGTCACACCAGCGTATCCTCTGTTCCCACCGAATATTTTGATAGACTCAGATGCAGCATTTACCGGTCTTGCTACAGATAATCTTTTCTACTCAGACCAACAACCTTTATGGTCTTGGGGACTATCAATCGGTGGGGTCAGTGTGACAGTGTTCCTTGATAGAAACAATACAGCCGTACG aatcgatttttcaGCACCCGGAGGAACATTCACAACAACTCGCCTGTTTAATATTATTGCTGGTTCGCCTAATGATACTCTCTTCGAATATCCATGCCGATTAGATGATATTAGATGA